In the Topomyia yanbarensis strain Yona2022 chromosome 3, ASM3024719v1, whole genome shotgun sequence genome, one interval contains:
- the LOC131687761 gene encoding uncharacterized protein LOC131687761 isoform X2: protein MARRPKWSALMLALTIVTLSLASLVNRCSGASSSSGELSDLNAEESRNYRELLNIPRFGDRLAPRNRPHVEDGNAGAGIASAVGPSLATSGSSSGGSKFRRQPGPGNVYPGVSYRNAGRLGPGVLIGGSNNEELHTLVNTNDIKRSDVMVTSVTQNLEDTDTNSDSDSEYYAVADDEQDNEPVPDQEDNEEDEEDEDGDHEEDHQHPEDLTVESRSVDSDDDEQRLLLESDSIKENSLAILAGQLNVSSGSGANASSAQAHRLEMSTEFFVVPSTASPAASRSTTLRPGGVILAARNPMNHHNSNSNTHKLNVTPPTVVATSYPSGLRKEPWVVPVLVLASLSMIMMAAFEIFVLCKAWRTSPSRRHLFLGQMLLLGLFACAGLAAVLTVNPTVLSCATMRFGAGVAFALVFASLLVKCVFLISLNGGVYLPAPYQGLLLLFAVLIQVAVGAQWLLTDPPVVDQVPISNGGTAISSRYYLLLTASDLAQVTPTIPLCHTSFSELLLSLIYVVFLIVFVAILAIKSRGIRDNYREATYIGLAVGGIIPIWLGWTLCGLAVADRHRDACLAFGLVATASTVFLVMFMPKGRQLAAMGKEGLYVEDREERFSSLSRAGSGYSPSFFHFKPIKYGVMGASPTLQTNNGTVVGTTTTSKHQAVATLGGGLFMRPDEANLYTTLEQTMSSNPNVYFQRGGGVHPGMMY from the coding sequence ATGGCTCGTCGGCCGAAGTGGTCGGCGCTGATGCTGGCGTTAACGATTGTTACGCTCAGCTTAGCGAGCTTAGTGAATCGGTGTTCTGGCGCAAGTAGTAGCAGTGGCGAGCTAAGCGATCTGAACGCAGAGGAAAGCCGAAACTATCGCGAGTTGTTGAATATTCCGAGATTTGGCGACCGGTTAGCGCCTCGGAATCGACCCCACGTGGAGGACGGGAATGCCGGTGCCGGGATCGCGAGTGCTGTCGGGCCTTCGTTGGCCACCAGTGGTAGTAGCAGTGGTGGTAGTAAGTTCCGGCGACAACCAGGACCCGGGAATGTGTATCCCGGGGTGAGCTACCGGAACGCGGGAAGATTAGGCCCCGGTGTGCTGATCGGTGGGAGCAATAATGAAGAGCTACACACGCTGGTGAATACCAATGATATCAAACGAAGTGATGTGATGGTGACTAGTGTTACCCAGAATCTGGAGGATACGGATACTAACAGTGACAGTGACAGTGAGTACTATGCGGTTGCCGATGATGAACAGGACAACGAGCCTGTTCCGGATCAGGAAGATAACGAAGAAGATGAAGAGGATGAAGATGGTGATCACGAAGAGGATCACCAGCATCCGGAAGATTTGACTGTGGAGAGTAGAAGTGTTGATAGTGATGATGACGAGCAGCGTTTGCTGCTGGAAAGTGATAGTATTAAGGAAAACAGCTTGGCAATATTGGCTGGTCAGTTGAATGTCAGCAGCGGTAGTGGTGCGAATGCGTCTTCGGCGCAAGCACATCGACTAGAAATGTCTACAGAATTTTTCGTAGTGCCATCGACAGCGTCTCCTGCTGCATCCCGATCGACAACCTTACGTCCTGGCGGTGTAATTCTAGCTGCTCGTAATCCAATGAATCACCACAACAGCAACAGCAATACCCACAAGCTGAACGTCACACCGCCAACCGTGGTTGCAACCAGTTATCCGAGCGGGCTGCGGAAAGAACCCTGGGTAGTACCGGTGCTGGTACTGGCCTCGCTGTCGATGATCATGATGGCAGCCTTCGAAATTTTTGTCCTCTGTAAGGCTTGGCGAACATCTCCGAGCCGCCGTCACCTTTTCCTTGGCCAAATGTTGCTTCTTGGTTTGTTTGCTTGTGCGGGACTTGCAGCAGTCCTGACTGTTAATCCAACAGTGCTCTCGTGTGCAACAATGCGTTTTGGTGCAGGAGTCGCTTTTGCGCTCGTATTTGCATCTCTTCTGGTGAAATGTGTTTTTCTCATCAGCCTAAATGGCGGAGTTTATCTACCGGCTCCCTACCAGGGTTTGTTGCTTCTGTTTGCCGTTCTTATTCAAGTGGCGGTGGGAGCCCAATGGCTTTTAACAGATCCTCCCGTCGTGGATCAGGTTCCAATCTCCAACGGTGGTACTGCAATTTCTAGCCGCTACTATCTTCTTCTCACAGCGAGCGACTTGGCTCAAGTGACGCCCACGATCCCACTGTGCCACACATCTTTCTCCGAGCTCCTGTTATCCCTCATCTACGTCGTGTTCTTGATCGTCTTTGTCGCCATCCTGGCGATTAAATCACGCGGTATCCGGGATAATTATCGGGAGGCAACGTATATCGGGTTGGCCGTCGGTGGCATCATCCCAATCTGGTTAGGTTGGACCCTGTGCGGACTGGCCGTGGCCGATCGGCATCGTGACGCATGTTTAGCCTTCGGACTGGTGGCAACCGCTTCGACAGTGTTTCTGGTGATGTTTATGCCAAAAGGCCGCCAGCTGGCGGCCATGGGCAAGGAGGGTCTGTACGTGGAAGATCGCGAGGAACGTTTCAGTTCGTTAAGCCGTGCCGGATCCGGATATTCGCCGTCATTTTTCCACTTCAAACCCATCAAGTACGGGGTGATGGGTGCCTCGCCGACGCTGCAGACCAACAATGGAACCGTGGTTGGGACGACGACCACCTCCAAGCATCAGGCCGTTGCAACGCTGGGCGGAG